In Cryptomeria japonica chromosome 1, Sugi_1.0, whole genome shotgun sequence, the sequence AAGAAGTTATTCTACACGGCATGGATCAAAACAATTTTCTTAAACAGAAGGAGCTTCTTAACTAGTATGAAGAGGCTTTGGCTAAGGAAGAGGtcttttggagacaaaagtctagagaaGTTTGTCTTGCAGAGGGAGATGGGAATTCAAAAAAATTTCACAACAATACCAAGAAGAGAAGgacaattaattaaaatttaatgatTAAGGATGAGAAGGATATAATGATAAAGGATCTAGAGGAAATATTAAGAAAAACAGTGTCCTACTTCTATGAAATCTTAAACAATTGGTAAGGTTCAAATCTATCCTCACAAAAAAGCACTTTTGATTAAAATTTCAAGATTGATTTCACAGTTGCGAAAAAAAATTCTAACTAAAAAATTACCATTTTGGGAAGTGGAAATATCTCTTAATAAACTGCATCCTAATGAATCTCCAAGCCTAGATGGATTTCCTACcaacttctttcaaaagtgttggcatTTCTTAGAGTTGAAATGATAGAAGCATTAGAGGAACTAATGAATTTAGGATGAGTATTCAAGTAAATTAACACTTCTTTTATTGCTTTAGTCCCAAAGAAAGAAAAGGCTTTAAAATTAGATGAATTCAGACCTATTTCCATATGAAATATAATCTATAAGCTGTTGTCCAAAGTTTTAGCTAATAGATTGAATAAAATCCTTCCTCTTTTAATTTTTGAAGGACAAAAATTATTAGTTCTAGGAAGATCAATCATTGACGGAGTAATTGTTGCCCAAGAATCTATCCACTCAATTTAAGTTAACAAGAAACTCAGCATGCTAATCGAACTAGATATTAGGGAGGCATATGATAAAGTGGATTGGTTATTCATATGTAAATAATTAGAAGCTTTTGTTTTTTCAAAAGAATGGATTAATCTAATCTTTTATTATATTTCTATTCATTTTTTGGTCCTACTTAATTGATCTCCAATAGGATTTTTGAAACCTCTAGAGGTATTCATCAAGGGGATCCTATTTGTCCTTTCATATTTATACTAATGGTAGAAGCATTAGGTAGGTCTCTAATCAAATCTCAACAAGATGTATTTATTAGAAGAATTAAGATTATAAATGAATTTGAAGCTatcacacatcaacaatttgcggATGACACAATTCTCTTTGGGCAGGCAGAGAAGAGGGAAGCAATGAAATTTAGAAAAATTCTTTGAATCTACTCCAAAGCTGCAAGTCAACAGGTAAACCAGATCAAGTATGAAGTTTTATTCTTTAATATTAAACCATTTCTTGAGCATGAGATCTTTTCTCTTTTCGGTTTTATGGAAGGAGAACATCCTTGGTCTTATTTAGGTCTAGCTTTACTAAAGGGTTTGAGATCATCCAATGTTTGGGACCCAATAGGAAAAAGAATAGACAAAAGGATGGAATCTTGGAAGACAAAATGATTGTCCTAGGAAGGAAGAGTAACTatgttaaaatattttctttatactCTACCTATCTATCTAATGTCCTACTTATCTCTCTATATTGGAGTAAACAATAAGCTAGTTGAGAAATTTAGAACCTTTCATTAGCAAGGTATggttgataaaaagaaaatagctATGGTCATTTGGGAAAATATTTGTAGGCCCAAAAACTTGGGGGGTGTTAGTTTGAGGAATCATCTTTGACAAAATAAAGCTTTAACATAAAAACTCATTTGGAAACTCTATAACGATTCGAATTTGAAATGGATGAAAATtttaaaagagaaatatttagacgATTTGAGTTTAGAGGGGATCTTTATGTCTCAATATCCCCCAAAAGGATCAAGTGTgtagaattttttattaaaataaagataattaataacaaattagatCTCATGAAATATAAGAGATGGTCTCAAGGCTCTTTTTAGGTATAACTCTTTGGTAGGGTTTTCTGGCCTTAGACAAACTAACGaatgtcacaagttattgaaaataaaaatttagattttgaaagtgaaaatgttgaaaatgttgaaaatgttgaaagtgataatgaaaatgctcaatatgtggaaaatttgacgtaggaggtgaaaatgtggaaaattttgacattgaaggtggaattgttcaaccaagtgaaccatatgtaacacctaattactttagaaatgaagacgctctcatggatgaaagaaaaattgcaaatccaagaccttcaagaaccccaaaatggttatttgaaatcgatgagaacattattgcaaatcttgaaggtaAGAGGTCAATAAGAACCgttcagttgtgggctacacaaatttttgaccaaaattttagcaataagacattgaccgagcaatgccaactctttgttcaattgcttaagatgataaagatgagaccattgctaaacaaattgaagattcgtatgaacaagaagatggagagaaattctattattggaaaaaatctatttgatgctctcaattctattggaaaaaataccaaagaaagagataagagagtcgctcgaagagtgattacaacctccttagtaagccatcaattaaggaaggatcgtcaaatgagacaaacttgtattgattttaacataaactgtaaaactttggatagagcacttgcacgaagacaaagacttgacgatccacttcaacaagatacatgggcttttggtgagAGGGTTcgacgtgttgatagaaagttgattgacaatgtgaaggaggagattaaacaattttggcactctaattctagagtgtcacccaatgtaaaggacgttttgaaattaagaatcggcaaccgagaccgcacaccacatcccaaacatcaagagacttgcaagatccaTTTTTATGCCCtcgagatgatggctgctatttctatagaaatgattgtttgaatgagaagtgctcggaatgtggtgggttgtcaaagtttgtttcatgttttcatgagggcagcgaacacgagtttggaaagaattatgttgagaaaaaaagatatgagacagtgaaatatactttgaagagtggaggtgaaggttctagatgtgaattagtctcaagagaagtgagtattgctgattttattttggattttaaggaggatattttctacaagtatgcaaggcacacccataggtctcagtggttggatcaataggtcaggatgtgtaagaacttgCTTATCTATATTTTTACAagttagggcgctcaagggacgacaccggtagggtatgaccccgagcgttcgaccgagtgggggtgataaataggagcatgaatagggtaataatgcctaactggacatgtcgaagtCGACGGTTCATCGTCGCAACAAGctttaataataataaagataTTTACTGTGTATGCAAGCTGCAATAATAGTAAAGCCTGTGGATATAGCCAAATTGATGAACCGTGTTAAaaacttatatttatttataatttccgAGATCCCAATCTGTCTAATTATTTTAGAGATGCTAGATTGTACAAACTGAAAAGTGTTCCAGAATAAATGATTTCAAAATATTTACTGCAAACTTATAATTATAACAACATATGATACATTAAACTGTAATTGTAAATACAATTTTCAAATTGCTTTTAGAATTAGACTGAATGTTCGCTTATCAGAACTAGTAATTTAATCTTTTCGTGAAATTCCTAAGGGGGATTTATTTgtgcataataaataaatattttcgtGAAATTCCTAAGGGAGATTTATTTATGCATAATAAATAGATACTTTCTTCTAAATTAGATATTGGACAGTGATAATGACGATGACCATGATTTCTTAATAGGTAAATGGAATTCTCATTTGAGATTTTTTTGGAAAGAACGTTACttagattataaaaaaaaaaaaactcttgatataaatttttttgACAGTAACGGTCAATGTCGCAAGAAACTGGGTTGCCGAAGGATTTAAAAAGGAACAAAGAAACAGAGCCAGGCTATAATTTAAGTCATGGTTCTCAAAATCCTACTAGTCTTAAGCTTGAACCGAATCTTTGATGGGACGCCCTTTGAAATCTAGGAAATATATTAAAAGTATGGAAACAAGTACATAAAAAGGAAACAATGTAATTATTATTCACCAGCCACTATCATCAAATCCTATTGTGCGAATCAGGAGCCCAAGATGACAGACTGGGATTGCTTTTCATATTGGAAGTCATTAGACTGCGAGCTGTCTGCACACCACACAAAGATGCCGTGGAGCTTGCCAGAGTCTCTAAGCTTTCTGCACGCGTCAAAGAAGCCATTCGCAGGTGACAAACCTCCACTTCCCTCCGTCATGAAACTAGCCAGCACTTTTCCACCGCTATAGCGAGACTCCTGAGCGTTGAAATAGTTCATGAACTGTGAGACGCTGGTGCTCGAGTCATAGGCATAGAATTGGAAATTCACATAGTCAATTGAATTGCCGTAGTTTTTCCAGAGTGCAGTGTAATGGGATTGTATTGGGCCGTCGTCATAGGGAGCGATGGAGGCGAAGGAGATGACATTGTTCTGCTTTAATTGCGTGATGAGCTGCCCAATGCACTCAGAAAATGTGTTGGGATCGGAATAGTCGAAATGCTCATAATCGATGTCGATGCCGTCAAGATGGTATTGCTGGATTATGTCAGTGAGCGAAGAAACTGCATTGCTCACCCACGA encodes:
- the LOC131057738 gene encoding LOW QUALITY PROTEIN: chitinase 2-like (The sequence of the model RefSeq protein was modified relative to this genomic sequence to represent the inferred CDS: substituted 2 bases at 2 genomic stop codons); this translates as MAEFFKISLLVLALLVPTTIALLFYXPDXISGANTKLFREYIGAEFDNVKFSDLPIDPGTQFHFILAFAIDYTPSGSSPTNGKFNIFWDSDNLSPSAVQAIKAQHKNVKVALSLGGDSVSSGNVQFRPSSVSSWVSNAVSSLTDIIQQYHLDGIDIDYEHFDYSDPNTFSECIGQLITQLKQNNVISFASIAPYDDGPIQSHYTALWKNYGNSIDYVNFQFYAYDSSTSVSQFMNYFNAQESRYSGGKVLASFMTEGSGGLSPANGFFDACRKLRDSGKLHGIFVWCADSSQSNDFQYEKQSQSLVATMNRRLRHVQLALE